GTGCTGCTCCTTGCCTGTTTAACTTTCTTGAGTTTTATTGCCTACCTGCAATTTCAATACAATGTTTTTGGAACGAGATATGGACTGGCCACTTTTATACCAATGCTCGTCTTGTTCTTCTCTGCCTATTTTTTTGATAACCTTGGCATACTCAGTTTGGCTATTACCAACTTAGCAGCATGGATCGGAATAACCGTTACACCATCACAATTATTAAAGGCAAATGATTTTAACAGCAGCACCATTATTTACATGGGTTTGTTCCTCGGAGCTTTTTTGATTGCATTAGCTTTTATCTCAAAAATAAAAGCATTTAAACCGCATTTTGAATTCACCTATGCCAACTTCGGCACCCATCTTCTTTTTATTTTCTGCCTTGCAGCAATGTTCCATTTCGATGATCTTTACCTGCTTTGGTTTCTGTTACTAATGGCACTGGCTTATTTTTTCTATACCAGAGCAATGCAGAATAAATCGTTCTATTTTTTAGTGATCACCACGCTGTACACTTACATAGGCATGGGCTATGTAGTTATTCAACTCCTCGATTCAATGCGAAATTTTGGAATGACATCTATCTATCTTGGATTAATTTATTTTATTGCTTCCGGAGTGGGTCTTGTTTTCTTCCTCATCAGTTCTAACCGTAAAATAAAAGCAGCATGATCGCCTATAACAACACATCACTGTATAATAAAGGCGTGCAGCAGCAATCAACCGCAGCTTTCGAAAACAACCTGATCACTGCAGATGAATTGCAACAGATCAAAGAAAAATACCCGGTTCAATTCTACACACCGAATTTTTTTATCCGCATCGGGCTTTTTGTATTAACCGGCATCGTCGTTTCGTTTTCCTTCAGTCTTTTTTCGCTGATCTTCATGAACTCTATCGAAAGCGCAATGAAAATTCTTATGTTATTCTTTTCCTTGCTTACGTATGCAGCGTTGGAATTTATGATTGAGAAAAACAATCATTATAAATCCGGAGTAGACGATGCGTTGATGTGGAATTCTGCCGGTATGCTGTTGGGTAGTCTTATCCTTATCATTGATTCAGGTGCTTTAACGAATAGTATTCTTACCTTCTTCATTTCTGTTTATTGTTCAGTGCGGTTTTCAGACAGACTCATGAGTGCGGTTGCGTTTCTGAGCTTTTTGGCCGTGCTCTTTTTTCTCTTTACCGATCATCTCGGAATTTCCAAAGCCATCATACCATTTGTGCTCATGGCTGCTTCTGCTGCTGTGTATTTATTAATGGCAAAGCTTGAAAAGAAAGAATCACTGAAAAACTATGAGCATTGCTTTACCGTTGTCATCATCTGCAGTTTACTTAGTTTCTATGCAGCAGGAAATTATTATGTGGTAAGAGAGGTGAACAATGCAATGTTTCATTTAACCAGCGATGGTTCATTACCTTTCGGATGGTTGTTCTGGGTATTGACAGTTCTCGTTCCCATTCTTTATATCATAAGAGGAGTACAAAAGAAAGATGTTATTTTTTTACGGATAGGACTTCTGTTGATTGCCGCTATGATCTTTACGATCCGTTATTATTACAGCATCTTTCCAATAGAAATAGTGATGACAATTGCAGGATCAGTCCTTCTTGTTCTCTCCTATGGATTGATCAATTATTTAAAGCAACCAAAGTTTGGTTTTATTTATGCAGAAAAGAATAGCGAACCCAAGGATGAAAAGTCGCTGATCGAATCATTGGTTGTTGTTGAAACCCTGGGGGAACAGGCAAAGCCCGCTGACACAACTAAGTTTGGCGGCGGCAGTTTTGGTGGTGGGGGTGCTGGCGGAGAGTATTGAATATTTACCTAGGCGTCTATGAGCATACGACCTTCTTGGGTAAACATATCAGTTGACTGTTTGTTAAATATCCTTTCCTGTTTGACAGGACGAAAGAGTTTAAGCGGCACCCTGTATTGTAATTATACCTGGCATCAAGCAACAGCTTTCAAATACAGATCATACTGGTATTCGAGTATACTTTTAAAGCTTTTGAATTGTATCAATGCCAATTCTTCCACTACATCATTTACCAGTTTATGAATAGTTGTAAGCTCGTAGTCAATAAAACTATCACCTCCAAAATATTGATAGTTTGCATTTACAAAATGAGCGGCCTTTGCTTTTAATTCTGCATTGGCATCAAAAACGCCATTATCCAACCAGTAGCCTAATAACAATCTCAAATCAGCACTTGCCTGCCTTAGTTCTGATGCCATTTGTTCAGCGGCTTCAATACTTACCTGCTGGCCCTGCAACAAAGGAGAAAGTGTGTTGACAACTTGCTGTGCAGTCTCAAAATGCTTATCTGCCCGTTTCCTATTTTCAAAATGCTCGGTATACATTTGTTTTAGCCTGCCAGCTGCCTGCTCCCCGTTTTGTTTGGCAGCTTTGAAAAAGAAAGCCATATTTTCTTCTTCATCGAGTTGTAACTGCTTTTTCTGCTGTTCAATTTCCTGTTTTAGCATTTCAAGAATTGTTTCGGCCTCTTCCCGCTCATGCTTTACTCCGTCGTAATCAAATGTTTTAGTTTCTATACCACCATCAACAATTGCCTGTAGCAAAGCAGCATCCGATTCGTTTGCAAGCATCTGTTTACCTAACCCAACTTTTTCATCACTAAACAATGCCTTAAAATTTTCCTTACTTACTTCTTGTTCGTAAGGTTTGTTGACTAATGCTTCCAGATCCACATCATTAATACGTTTATCATCATAATATCCGTTGAACTCTTCGGGTAATCGAAACGATTGTATTTCATTAATATATTTTTCTCTGAATGCATTTTCATCGATCATCTTCTGTTTCATTTCTTCAGGCACCGATACATAAATGACCTGGGATAATTGTTGCTGAAGCTTTTCAGGATGTGCAAATAAAACCCATGCCGAACGCTCATCTGTTACACCATCAATTTTCAATTCATTCAATCTTGCTTCACGATCTTCGTTTGCAGGATGCGAAGCCCATTGATTTTTGATATTTAGCTTGCTCAATTGAAAACGCTTTAAAAACTCATCACTCACTAATGGAACTCCGTTTTGCACAGGCAAATCGTAGTCAACTGCATATTGATGCATTACCACTCGATGATTGCTGTATACATTGGCAAACACTTCTTTATTCTTTAACCACGCATCTGCTTTTTGCAGCACTGAAGTATAACATGCATCACTGATCTCCAGTTTCTTTAAGGCAGTTGCCAGGTTATAGCTGCCACTTACACTCGCAGCAACAGCATCAGCATGAAACTCCATTTCACGGGACAGGCTCATGTAGTTTTTATTGATGAAACTGTACATCCCCTGCAAAATAGATTGAATACCTTTTATTATTTGAACAGTGATCCAGACAAAAATGCCGATTGCCCAATGAAGATTACCCCATGTATGAAGAAACTTTCCAAAGTCGTTGTTCTCATAAAGCATGTTGTAAATAGCTTTATTAACATTGTAAACAAAACTTCCAAGTTTCATACTGCGTTGGGAAAAGTGCCCGAATTCATGAGCCATTACTGCCTTGAATTCACTGAGGGTAATTGTGTTCACCAAACCCAGCCCTATCATTAAATTCTTTTTCACAGGAAAAAACATGCTCCAGAAACTATCATTATAAAATACCGATGCATTGACTTCCGGAGAAAGAACGATCTTTTTAGGAAA
The DNA window shown above is from Lacibacter sp. H375 and carries:
- a CDS encoding M48 family metalloprotease; this translates as MSQLSALYPVNPVNVDESVTEPSASFKSEVKKVMGSISLFFIVYIILMVAAVALAVGCVLLGWAVILNAGHLLVIIGGAGIMSIGVMVVIFLVKFIFSVKKVDESGMVEVTEKEQPELFAFIRQLTIDTQTQFPKKIVLSPEVNASVFYNDSFWSMFFPVKKNLMIGLGLVNTITLSEFKAVMAHEFGHFSQRSMKLGSFVYNVNKAIYNMLYENNDFGKFLHTWGNLHWAIGIFVWITVQIIKGIQSILQGMYSFINKNYMSLSREMEFHADAVAASVSGSYNLATALKKLEISDACYTSVLQKADAWLKNKEVFANVYSNHRVVMHQYAVDYDLPVQNGVPLVSDEFLKRFQLSKLNIKNQWASHPANEDREARLNELKIDGVTDERSAWVLFAHPEKLQQQLSQVIYVSVPEEMKQKMIDENAFREKYINEIQSFRLPEEFNGYYDDKRINDVDLEALVNKPYEQEVSKENFKALFSDEKVGLGKQMLANESDAALLQAIVDGGIETKTFDYDGVKHEREEAETILEMLKQEIEQQKKQLQLDEEENMAFFFKAAKQNGEQAAGRLKQMYTEHFENRKRADKHFETAQQVVNTLSPLLQGQQVSIEAAEQMASELRQASADLRLLLGYWLDNGVFDANAELKAKAAHFVNANYQYFGGDSFIDYELTTIHKLVNDVVEELALIQFKSFKSILEYQYDLYLKAVA
- a CDS encoding DUF2157 domain-containing protein gives rise to the protein MNTRLFEQLHADGLVSDGSFEKIKNASGKELVSLHWDIKTLLYLGVLLLSGGLGILIYKNIDTIGHQAILVFIALICASAFFYCFKTKHPFAASKVESPNVYFDYVLLLACLTFLSFIAYLQFQYNVFGTRYGLATFIPMLVLFFSAYFFDNLGILSLAITNLAAWIGITVTPSQLLKANDFNSSTIIYMGLFLGAFLIALAFISKIKAFKPHFEFTYANFGTHLLFIFCLAAMFHFDDLYLLWFLLLMALAYFFYTRAMQNKSFYFLVITTLYTYIGMGYVVIQLLDSMRNFGMTSIYLGLIYFIASGVGLVFFLISSNRKIKAA